The proteins below are encoded in one region of Lactuca sativa cultivar Salinas chromosome 3, Lsat_Salinas_v11, whole genome shotgun sequence:
- the LOC111883586 gene encoding uncharacterized protein LOC111883586, with product MKSHTVHHIIPIISSPRMELSKMLLPSPTSISIPPKPYISQCFLYNRSSSTSRRRLNLRSMAKQTGEEVSTNGITEKLAIAGGLIANPVIGWSLYTLKTTGCGLPPGPGGSLGALEGVSYLVVVGIVGWSLYTKSKTGSGLPNGPFGLLGGVEGLSYLSLVAILVVFGVQFYQQGSLPGPVPVPGDQCFG from the coding sequence ATGAAATCACACACCGTTCATCACATTATCCCTATTATCTCTTCGCCAAGAATGGAGCTCTCAAAAATGTTGCTCCCATCTCCGACTTCCATCTCAATCCCTCCAAAACCTTACATTTCGCAATGCTTTCTGTACAACCGATCATCATCCACCTCTCGCCGCCGTCTCAATCTCCGATCCATGGCAAAGCAAACCGGCGAAGAAGTTTCCACCAACGGGATTACAGAGAAACTAGCAATAGCCGGTGGGTTAATCGCTAACCCAGTAATCGGGTGGTCTCTTTACACCCTGAAGACCACCGGCTGCGGCCTGCCACCTGGTCCCGGCGGATCCCTTGGCGCATTGGAAGGCGTTAGCTACTTGGTGGTGGTGGGGATTGTGGGGTGGTCTTTGTATACCAAATCGAAAACCGGGTCGGGTCTACCTAATGGACCTTTTGGGTTGTTGGGTGGTGTTGAAGGGTTGTCGTATTTGTCATTGGTGGCGATTTTGGTGGTGTTTGGAGTTCAGTTTTATCAGCAGGGTTCGCTCCCTGGTCCGGTTCCCGTTCCCGGTGACCAGTGCTTTGGTTGA